The following coding sequences lie in one Cyanobacterium sp. Dongsha4 genomic window:
- a CDS encoding IS982 family transposase, producing MFNLDYLFCHVDDFCQQFEPQWQQKLISHGAVQRVRTKSLCLSEIMTILIAFHQNHYRNFKHFYLNHVQQYWTSAFPKLPSYQRFVQWIPSTIIPLCVYLKHCFGNCTGISFIDSTKIQVCHNRRIRQHKVFKNLAQRGKTSVDWFFGFKLHLVVNELGEIVNMSLTPGNVDDRKPVVDLLKELWGKVFGDRGYVSQKLATKLLKDFGIEFFAKPRRNMKNKLMRLHDKLLSRKRAIVETINDQLKNISQIEHSRHRSPINFCVNILCGLIAYCHQPKKPHLSLEWILPQSA from the coding sequence ATGTTTAATTTAGATTATTTATTTTGTCATGTCGATGATTTCTGCCAACAATTTGAGCCTCAATGGCAACAAAAACTTATCTCTCATGGTGCTGTCCAACGTGTTCGTACTAAAAGTCTGTGTTTAAGTGAAATTATGACTATTCTCATTGCTTTTCACCAAAATCATTACCGTAATTTCAAACATTTTTATCTTAATCACGTTCAACAATATTGGACTTCTGCTTTTCCCAAACTTCCCAGTTATCAACGTTTTGTCCAATGGATTCCATCAACGATTATTCCCTTGTGTGTTTACCTCAAGCACTGTTTTGGTAACTGTACCGGAATTAGTTTTATTGATTCTACTAAGATCCAAGTTTGTCATAATCGCCGTATTCGCCAACATAAAGTATTTAAAAATTTAGCTCAAAGAGGCAAAACCTCTGTGGATTGGTTTTTTGGTTTTAAACTCCATCTGGTAGTCAATGAACTGGGGGAAATTGTGAATATGAGTTTAACCCCAGGTAATGTCGATGACCGTAAACCTGTAGTCGATCTTTTAAAAGAGCTTTGGGGAAAAGTTTTTGGTGATAGAGGTTATGTCTCACAAAAATTAGCCACAAAGCTACTGAAAGATTTTGGTATTGAGTTTTTTGCTAAACCCAGACGCAATATGAAGAACAAATTAATGAGACTTCATGACAAACTTTTATCTCGGAAACGAGCGATTGTCGAAACAATCAATGATCAGCTCAAAAACATATCACAAATAGAACATTCTCGTCATCGTTCACCAATAAATTTCTGTGTCAATATATTATGTGGGTTAATCGCATATTGTCATCAACCAAAAAAGCCCCACCTTTCCTTAGAATGGATTTTACCTCAATCTGCTTAA